In the genome of Populus nigra chromosome 9, ddPopNigr1.1, whole genome shotgun sequence, one region contains:
- the LOC133703333 gene encoding cytochrome P450 726A27-like isoform X2, which yields MRTSIGKKCKNQEAFLPIIEELTEALGGLNIIDIFPSSKFLYMVSRVRSRLERMHREADEIHESIISERRANSALASKMGKNEEDDLLGVLLNLQDHGNLEFQLTTSTIKAIILEMFSGGGDTSSTALEWAMSELIKNPRVMEKAQKEVRQVFNDLGTIPDETSLHDLKFLKLIIKETLRLHPSIPLIPRECRKRCNVNGYDIYIKSKVLINAWAIGRDPNYWNETERFYPERFINVSTDFKGSDFEFIPFGAGKRMCPGMLFATANTEFPLAQMLYHFDWKPAGGLKPENLDMTESFGGTVKRKRDLKLIPISYRSLVG from the exons ATGAGAACAAGCATTGGTAAGAAATGCAAAAACCAAGAAGCTTTCTTACCCATTATTGAGGAATTGACAGAGGCACTTGGAGGTTTGAATATCATAGATATATTCCCTTCCTCCAAATTTCTTTACATGGTCAGTCGGGTAAGGTCTAGACTCGAAAGGATGCACAGAGAAGCAGATGAGATACATGAAAGCATCATCTCCGAGCGTAGAGCCAACTCCGCTTTAGCGTCAAAGATGGGCAAGAACGAAGAGGATGATCTTCTTGGTGTTCTTTTGAATCTTCAAGACCATGGAAACCTTGAATTCCAATTAACAACAAGCACTATCAAAGCAATCATCCTG GAAATGTTCAGTGGTGGAGGTGACACTTCATCAACAGCTTTAGAATGGGCAATGTCAGAATTGATAAAGAACCCGAGAGTCATGGAAAAGGCACAAAAAGAAGTGAGACAAGTCTTCAATGATCTTGGAACTATTCCTGACGAAACAAGCCTTCATGATTTAAAATTCTTGAAGTTGATTATCAAAGAAACTCTAAGATTACATCCTTCTATACCATTAATTCCAAGAGAGTGTAGGAAGAGATGTAATGTTAATGGATACGACATCTACATCAAAAGTAAAGTATTGATTAATGCATGGGCGATTGGAAGAGATCCCAATTATTGGAATGAAACTGAGAGATTCTATCCAGAGAGATTCATCAATGTTTCGACTGATTTTAAGGGTAGCGACTTTGAATTCATCCCATTTGGTGCTGGAAAGAGGATGTGTCCTGGCATGTTGTTTGCTACAGCCAACACTGAGTTTCCACTTGCGCAGATGTTATACCATTTTGACTGGAAACCTGCTGGTGGATTGAAGCCTGAAAATCTTGACATGACTGAGTCTTTTGGTGGCACAGTTAAGAGAAAACGAGATCTTAAGTTGATTCCCATTTCATATCGTTCACTCGTGGGATAA
- the LOC133702788 gene encoding cytochrome P450 726A27-like, whose protein sequence is MLLSLPVFLTILLVISILWTWTKLIKSNKSSSNPPPGPWKLPFIGNLHQLVHPLPHHRLRDLAKKFGPVMQLQVGEVSTVIISSSEAAKEVLKTHEINFVERPHLVAASVLFYNRKDIAFAPYGEYWRQLRKISILELLSAKRVRSFKSIREEEVSNFITSIYSKEGSPINLSRMIFSLGNDIIVRTSIGKKCKNQEAFLPIVDELMEALGGFNMIDIFPSSKFIYMVSRVRSRLERMRREADEILESIISERRANSALASKMDKNEEDDLLGVLLNLQDHGNLEFELTPSAIKAIILGMFSGGGDTSSTALEWAMSELVKNPRVMEKAQKEVRQVFNDIGTIPDEASLHDLKFLKLIIKETLRLHPSGPLIPRECRKSCNVNGYDIHVKSKVLINAWAIGRDPNYWNEPERFYPERFINVSTDFKGSDFEFIPFGAGKRMCPGMLFAIANIEFPLAQMLYHFDWKPADGLEPENLDMTESLGGSVKRKRHLNLIPIPYRSLVG, encoded by the exons ATGTTGCTCTCCCTCCCTGTTTTTTTAACCATCCTTCTCGTTATCTCCATTTTATGGACATGGACGAAACTTATCAAAAGCAACAAGTCAAGTTCAAATCCACCTCCTGGGCCATGGAAATTACCCTTTATTGGAAACCTTCACCAGCTAGTTCACCCTCTGCCCCATCATCGCCTAAGGGACTTGGCCAAGAAATTTGGACCTGTCATGCAACTTCAAGTTGGTGAAGTTTCCACTGTCATTATTTCTTCATCAGAAGCGGCGAAAGAAGTGTTGAAAACCCATGAAATCAACTTTGTTGAAAGACCTCATCTCGTAGCTGCAAGCGTCCTGTTCTACAACCGTAAAGACATTGCATTTGCACCGTATGGCGAATATTGGAGACAGCTAAGAAAAATCTCCATATTAGAGCTTCTTTCTGCAAAACGTGTACGATCATTCAAATCTATTAGGGAAGAAGAggtatctaattttattacttcCATTTATTCAAAAGAGGGGTCTCCAATCAACCTTAGTAGGATGATATTTTCTTTAGGAAATGACATCATTGTGAGAACAAGCATTGGTAAGAAATGCAAAAACCAAGAAGCTTTCTTACCAATTGTTGACGAATTGATGGAGGCACTTGGAGGTTTTAATATGATAGATATATTCCCTTCCTCCAAATTTATTTACATGGTCAGTCGGGTCAGGTCTAGACTCGAAAGGATGCGTAGAGAAGCAGATGAGATACTTGAAAGCATCATCTCCGAGCGTAGAGCCAACTCCGCTTTAGCGTCAAAGATGGACAAGAACGAAGAGGATGATCTTCTCGGTGTTCTTTTGAATCTCCAAGACCATGGAAACCTTGAATTCGAATTAACACCAAGCGCTATCAAAGCAATCATCCTG GGAATGTTCAGCGGTGGAGGTGACACTTCGTCAACAGCTTTAGAGTGGGCAATGTCAGAATTGGTAAAGAATCCGAGAGTAATGGAAAAGGCACAAAAAGAAGTGAGACAAGTCTTCAATGATATTGGAACTATTCCTGACGAAGCAAGCCTTCATGATTTAAAATTCTTGAAGTTGATTATCAAAGAAACTCTAAGATTACATCCTTCTGGACCATTGATTCCAAGAGAGTGTAGGAAGAGCTGTAATGTTAATGGATACGACATCCACGTCAAAAGTAAAGTATTGATTAATGCATGGGCAATTGGAAGAGATCCTAATTATTGGAATGAACCTGAGAGATTCTATCCAGAGAGATTCATCAATGTTTCGACTGATTTTAAGGGTAGCGACTTCGAATTCATCCCATTTGGTGCTGGAAAGAGGATGTGCCCTGGCATGTTGTTTGCTATAGCCAACATTGAGTTTCCACTTGCGCAGATGTTATACCATTTTGACTGGAAACCTGCTGATGGATTGGAGCCTGAAAATCTTGACATGACTGAGTCTCTTGGTGGCTCAGTTAAAAGAAAACGACATCTTAATTTAATTCCCATTCCATATCGTTCACTTGTAGGATAA
- the LOC133703333 gene encoding cytochrome P450 726A27-like isoform X1 encodes MIFSLGNDISMRTSIGKKCKNQEAFLPIIEELTEALGGLNIIDIFPSSKFLYMVSRVRSRLERMHREADEIHESIISERRANSALASKMGKNEEDDLLGVLLNLQDHGNLEFQLTTSTIKAIILEMFSGGGDTSSTALEWAMSELIKNPRVMEKAQKEVRQVFNDLGTIPDETSLHDLKFLKLIIKETLRLHPSIPLIPRECRKRCNVNGYDIYIKSKVLINAWAIGRDPNYWNETERFYPERFINVSTDFKGSDFEFIPFGAGKRMCPGMLFATANTEFPLAQMLYHFDWKPAGGLKPENLDMTESFGGTVKRKRDLKLIPISYRSLVG; translated from the exons ATGATATTTTCTTTAGGAAATGATATCAGTATGAGAACAAGCATTGGTAAGAAATGCAAAAACCAAGAAGCTTTCTTACCCATTATTGAGGAATTGACAGAGGCACTTGGAGGTTTGAATATCATAGATATATTCCCTTCCTCCAAATTTCTTTACATGGTCAGTCGGGTAAGGTCTAGACTCGAAAGGATGCACAGAGAAGCAGATGAGATACATGAAAGCATCATCTCCGAGCGTAGAGCCAACTCCGCTTTAGCGTCAAAGATGGGCAAGAACGAAGAGGATGATCTTCTTGGTGTTCTTTTGAATCTTCAAGACCATGGAAACCTTGAATTCCAATTAACAACAAGCACTATCAAAGCAATCATCCTG GAAATGTTCAGTGGTGGAGGTGACACTTCATCAACAGCTTTAGAATGGGCAATGTCAGAATTGATAAAGAACCCGAGAGTCATGGAAAAGGCACAAAAAGAAGTGAGACAAGTCTTCAATGATCTTGGAACTATTCCTGACGAAACAAGCCTTCATGATTTAAAATTCTTGAAGTTGATTATCAAAGAAACTCTAAGATTACATCCTTCTATACCATTAATTCCAAGAGAGTGTAGGAAGAGATGTAATGTTAATGGATACGACATCTACATCAAAAGTAAAGTATTGATTAATGCATGGGCGATTGGAAGAGATCCCAATTATTGGAATGAAACTGAGAGATTCTATCCAGAGAGATTCATCAATGTTTCGACTGATTTTAAGGGTAGCGACTTTGAATTCATCCCATTTGGTGCTGGAAAGAGGATGTGTCCTGGCATGTTGTTTGCTACAGCCAACACTGAGTTTCCACTTGCGCAGATGTTATACCATTTTGACTGGAAACCTGCTGGTGGATTGAAGCCTGAAAATCTTGACATGACTGAGTCTTTTGGTGGCACAGTTAAGAGAAAACGAGATCTTAAGTTGATTCCCATTTCATATCGTTCACTCGTGGGATAA